One Caloramator mitchellensis DNA window includes the following coding sequences:
- a CDS encoding (2Fe-2S)-binding protein produces MKKISININEINYECEVEEELRLIDLLRDRLHLTGSKEGCGEGECGACTVIMNGRIVNSCLVLAFQADGSKITTIEGVEEDDHIKKAFLEVGAVQCGFCFPGMVLAAKSLLDKNTNPDEHEIREAISGNLCRCTGYNKIVEGIKLASTFIRGDKGE; encoded by the coding sequence TTGAAAAAAATTAGTATAAATATAAATGAGATTAATTACGAATGCGAAGTTGAGGAAGAGTTAAGGCTAATAGACCTTTTAAGGGACAGACTTCACCTTACAGGAAGCAAGGAGGGCTGTGGCGAGGGCGAGTGTGGCGCCTGCACAGTGATTATGAACGGAAGAATAGTGAATTCTTGCCTTGTTCTTGCCTTTCAAGCGGACGGAAGCAAAATAACAACCATAGAGGGCGTTGAGGAGGATGATCATATTAAGAAAGCATTTTTAGAGGTGGGAGCTGTTCAATGCGGATTTTGTTTCCCAGGGATGGTTTTGGCGGCTAAATCACTTCTTGATAAAAATACAAATCCTGATGAACATGAGATTAGAGAGGCAATCTCGGGGAATCTTTGCAGATGCACAGGATACAATAAAATAGTTGAGGGCATAAAATTGGCGTCAACCTTTATAAGGGGTGATAAAGGTGAATAG
- a CDS encoding FAD binding domain-containing protein — translation MECYRATKIQEALKILNQHKNCKLIAGGTDFVIKMRKGQLNCDFVIDISSVEELKGIREVGEYIEIGAATTFSEIVDCVLVSNRLKGLKSAAKSVGSPQIRNRGTVGGNICNASPAADMVPALLALDSSIILESVDSKREISLRDFFVDKGKTIIQPNEILTTIKFKNPTKNQALGFYKIGLRKSLAISRISFAVFLEIDSINRIEMFRAASGSIGKFPMREYKLEEFLIGRIFDEDALNMACRLLEEDVFDRLSGRNTAKFKSIASSGCFKRAIELGMDECRG, via the coding sequence ATGGAATGCTATAGGGCAACTAAAATTCAAGAAGCATTGAAAATCTTGAATCAACATAAGAATTGTAAATTGATTGCTGGTGGGACGGATTTCGTGATAAAGATGAGAAAAGGGCAGCTTAATTGTGATTTTGTTATAGATATAAGCTCAGTTGAGGAGCTTAAGGGGATTAGAGAAGTAGGAGAGTATATTGAGATTGGGGCAGCGACAACATTTTCTGAGATTGTCGATTGCGTGTTAGTGAGCAATAGGTTAAAAGGCTTAAAAAGTGCAGCAAAAAGCGTTGGTTCACCTCAGATTAGAAATAGAGGAACAGTAGGGGGAAATATTTGCAATGCATCTCCAGCTGCAGATATGGTTCCAGCACTTCTTGCACTTGATAGCAGTATAATTTTAGAGAGCGTAGATTCAAAAAGAGAGATATCACTAAGGGATTTTTTCGTAGACAAGGGTAAAACTATAATACAACCTAACGAGATATTGACAACTATAAAATTTAAAAATCCAACCAAAAATCAGGCACTTGGATTTTATAAAATTGGTCTTAGAAAGTCTCTTGCAATTTCAAGAATTAGTTTTGCTGTATTTTTAGAAATCGACAGCATTAATAGAATTGAAATGTTTAGAGCAGCAAGTGGTTCAATCGGTAAATTTCCTATGAGGGAATACAAATTGGAAGAATTTTTAATTGGAAGAATATTTGATGAAGATGCCTTGAATATGGCCTGTAGATTATTAGAAGAAGATGTTTTTGATAGGCTAAGCGGAAGAAATACAGCAAAATTTAAGAGCATTGCATCATCCGGGTGTTTTAAGAGGGCAATTGAATTGGGTATGGATGAATGCAGGGGGTGA